The Candidatus Obscuribacterales bacterium sequence TTCCTCTTTCAAAATTGTCACAACCAAGTCCGCATGCGCATCGGTTGCACAAAAGATAACCGTCTTTTCTTTCGACGGCACATCAATCTGCCGCGCCAATTCTCTGCACACAACACGATTGAAATTGCTGGTAATTACTTTACGGTTGAAATCCTCGACCTCAAGGGCAATATCATCCGAAGTGGTGAAGTGCTCAATTTTATTCTCGCCTTTCTTCAGAAGTTTAACTTTTTCGCCGGCCTTCCACTTGATTCCATTTTCGGAAAGTTCTGTCACTATAGTGATTGGCGGCTCGTGATCTATAAGCACTTCATCGAGGACAGCTTCGCGATATGTGTAGGAAAACACTGGCTCCCCGAAAATCTCAACCGTGTGTAGTGCCGGTGTTGCAGTCAAGCCAATTTTCACCGCGTCAAAATATTCGATCACACGACGGTAATTTGAAATATAGTCATTTTGATCGCGAAAATATAGTTCGGTTCCGGAAAGATCTCGGTCGAGCAAATATCCGCGATGGCACTCGTCGATAATGATGCAATCATATTCGTCTACAGGCGGTGGCGAATCCGAGTAAAATACTCGCCTTATCAGTCCTTGAATCGTTGCGATGTGCACACTTGTATCTTTGTCCGCTTTTCTATCATCAATCTCCTTAACGCCGAATATGTTCGAAAAGTTTTGCAAGTTTTCCATGCGTGTAGAATCAAAGTCACGAGCCGCTTGCTCTCCTAGTGCCGAACGGTCCACTACAAATAGCACGCGCTTGAACATTTTCGATTTCAGCAAGCGATACATCAGCGCAATCGCAGTTTTGGTCTTACCTGTGCCGGTGGCCATAGCTAGCAGGCAAATGCGCGTGCCATTGACCAAGGCATTCTCTACCGCCAGCACCGCATTTTGTTGATAGCCACGCAGGGTGAATCCATAATCAAACTTTTCTTCTTCCAGATTCTTCTCCGCTTCTCCGCGATCTCGACGAAGTAAGTCTTGCAGACCTTGTGGGCTATACCAGGAACCAATGGCGCGCGCATGATTCGTGGCGCGGCGCATATCGACAAACCACAGTCCGCTTTCTGTCTCATGCTGTTTCAAGTATTGGCGCCCATTTGTGGAAAATCCGAATGGGACACGAAACCGCCCATCAGCCCAGGGTGAACCTTCCGGTATTTGCATTTCCGGCGTAAATTTGAACTCACCGCTGTATCGTTTTGCTTGTTTTATGTCTTCAGCAACATTCTTGATGCCTTTCTTGGCTTCAACTGTGGCCACTGGAGTCAATCCGACGAATAAAACGTAGTCTGCACGCCCAGTCTCGGTAGGCCATTCAGCAATAGCCATGTTTCGCCCCTTCTCTGGGCGAGTGCCCAGGGCATAGCGAAGCATCGTAGTATCAGCTTCCCATCCAGCATCGCGTAGCTGCTGGTCTATCAATGTGCGCGTGGCAGCTTCGTCCATGTCCCACCACTTGACTGATGCAGCTTTAGACAGCTGTTCGCTTGTCTTTACCGCTTGAGCAGGATGAGCTTGCGCCTTCGCTTGCAGCGCTTCTAGTTGTGCTGTGATTTCTTCGTTTTTTCTGTCCTTTTCCTGCGCCAGCTTCCCCAGAGCTTCCTTCTCTTCTCGTGTTTGGACAGCTTCCTTGATGGCTTTATCTCGCTCTACCTGCAGCCTCTCAAGCTCTTCAGTGACAATTGTGCTTGCATCTGCAGGCGGTGCCGGCGGAATGAATGGCCCGCTCTTGAAATTTATATCGCGTGTGGCTCGGTGATACCATACCGCAAGCTGCCGTGCCATCTTCAGCGCGCTTAGCGAATCGCCGGCGCTTCCGTGTAAATTGTGGTTCGCTTGATTGCCGATTTTACGAAGGTCGTGAAAGACCCGAGCGACGTCCGCATTTAGATGGCCAGCTGCATCAAGGCGCCGAAGCAAGTCCAATTGGCTTTCTTGGGTGCTAGTGTACATGCCGACGTTGGCAGCAACCGTCTGCGCAAGCAATTCTGCAAATTGGCGAATTTTGATGAGGCAGGTATTTGGGTCATCGCTAAAATACTGCTCCGCCCGCATTCCTAGCTTCGCCAAATCTGGCGCATAGGCTGCCAAAATCCAGAAGTTACTGGATTGCGAATCTGAGGATCTACCGCTGGGATTGCTGGACATTTACTATTACAGGCGAATGACAAGCCTAATAGTATATTGCTGGCTCACCATCAGGGGAAATGCCTCGGTAAATTAAGATTAAACCGGTGACAGACCCATAAGTTTCCCCACCTTCGACGCCTGTCTATTCCTAGATGTAGAGAACATTGTCAATATGTAAGCGCGCAAAATGACGTGCGGCTCTCTACCGCCTCCGCTAAATTGACCCAAAAGGTCTACTATCGGCGGATGTCACTAATCTTTCTCCCGAAAATGTTCGCGTGCATAAAATCTACAACCTTTCCAGATAAAAAAGTTCGTCCTTCGAATACGTTGGAAGTGAGCCTTTGTCCAGTATCGTCGAAGCTTTAACTGCTTTGCTTTGAAATCCGGAGACTGTATATCCATATCTAGAGGGAATGGTTTACATGCGACAAAACTATGTCCGGCACCAAACCGCACACAAATTTCACGCATAATCTCAAGTCCTGCTCCAGCTCCCCTATATTCGGACTTGAGTTCAATTTTGTGAATCAACATAATCCCTTCGCCCGCACAATCTCCAAGCTCAGGAGCGCATTCCTCCCAAAGATCAGCAAGTTCTTGGCTGTGTTCATCGCAAGCTTCCGCTAAGTCTTGAAAGCAATCAGGTCGAAGTCGATAGAATTTGACTTCTCCTATCTCGGTTTCATCGATCATCAACTTGCCGTACCAGTTTTCAATCAAAAAATCAAAATCCTGCTCATCTTCTTCAAAAAGAGAGATTGAACAATTTAGATCTAAACGAAGAAATTCCAGATTGGGAATGTGTTGTTTATTCAAGTGCCTATACCCAAGTTAGTTTTCGTATGCCAACCTACTACGCTCAAAGGAGCCTTTTCTAGATTACACTTCGCACTAATGGAACATTCGAGGTAACCAGTCCTATCCTTCCATTTCTACCAATTGTTCAAACTATACGAGAATATGTCAGCAATGCTCAATTCTACGTTCAACACGGCAGCTAAGTCATGCGCGTCGCGCACAAAAACACGGCCAACACGCAATAAGCTTATCAATTGTCCACCAGGCAATCAATTTGCCAGTAGCGGGGACCAAGTCACAGTACCGACATGACTTGTTTCCGTTGGAGGCAAACAACTTTATATGCGTTGGAATTTCATATTCAGAACTTAACCATGTTTGCGCATCTTTCTCGCTCGCATAATCAATGATCAGCCGCGCTATGAGAGTATCAGTTTCCTGACTAATTTCGGGGCTTTGAGGGAGCAGCCGCATCTGTCTGATCCGGTCTATTATTTTGATACTTTCTGGAGCGACCTTTACCTCGGTCAATCCGCTATCGGACAATTCAGCTACACGTTTGGCGCAAACCAAGCAGCTAGCACGACGCAGCGCTGGATCCCAGCTGATTTGTTCGCCGGCTTTAATCTGCCGTCCGCAATTACACTTCGAAGCAAAGCGAGCCGGAATAACTCTTTGAGAGTTATATTCTCGATCGCCGCCACTTTTTCGAAGTCTAAATACCATGACAGGTATATATCAACATGTGGGCTTACAGTCGAGGGGCAAAGTCCCACTGAATCCGATTTTTTAACAGTCCAAGACTGTCTCTTACGTTGCTAATCATCCAGTGAGCGCGACCAACTCTTTGCTGTCCTGGGATTCATTCCGAATCGTCCAATTCTTTCATGTCACTCATGTATTCAAAGTCAGCATCGTCTTTTAGGTACGCGGCTATTTCTTCAACTGTGAGCGCAGAGGAATCACGATACTCGCCCTTTGAGCCGTCCCAGACTCGTTCTCCCTTGGTCTTAATCACTTTTGCTTTCTGAATCCAATATTCGGTCATTCTGACGCACCCCCGTTTACGGTTATATCACGCCAAATCTGTGGATGGAGACAGTCAATTTATGCCACTTTTATCGAAAAATCTTGAATTTCCGGCTCTCATTGGGGAATCCCCCAAAGATAGATATAAGACAAACTTCTATTATCATGTCGTGAGTTCGAGCTGGGACGGCTTGTCGAAAGATTCAACTGTAGTACGAGGAACAAGAAAACCATGGGGCAGACGCAAGAAAAAAATATTGGATTGTTTGATCTTGACGGTAGTCTAGCCAATTACGATAAGGCAATCCTTGCTGAATTGGACATATTGCGATCACCTGGAGACCCTGAACTTGAATATCCTCGGCAGGCTGACCTGTATCCACACATCAAAGCAAGAGTTGATCTCATCGCCAAAGTACCAAACTAGTGGCTAAATCTGGAACCAATTCCAATGGGATTTCAAATTTTGGAACTAGCACGGGAAATCGGGTTCCAAATAAATGTGTTAACACAAGGACCAAGAAGTAAACCACTCGCATGGAAAGAAAAAGTGGAGTGGTGTCAGATCCATGTGGGTGCAAATGTAGACATCCATATCACACGCAATAAGGGAATGGTGTACGGAAAGTTTCTTTACGACGATTATCCCGAGTACATGTTGAAATGGCTTCAACACCGTCCACGAGGTCTAGGAATTATGCCTCTCAACAAACAAAACAAGGATTTTGCCCATCCTCAAGTTGTGATGTGGGATGGTACAAATATCCAACAAGTGGCAGAAGCGTTGCGCACGGTTTATAAGCGACAACCTGGTGAAGCATTGGTTATTTAAAACAGCAGGAGACAGAAAAATGTCACGAGATTGGCTTGATTTTAAAGAATGCGTAGAGGTGTCACGAAAAATCGTTCATGCCAGCCTTGATTGCCATATGATTTTTTCATTTGAAGCATTGATAAAAAGTGAATTTGAGAAAATCATAAAAGATTTGTCGTCCAACAATCAAGGCGCGGATACAGCTAGGGATAACTATAGTGACTGCATGTGGCTATTAAGGGACGCACTTCACTTTTGTACCATGATTAAGGAGTATTGGTCTGATTCTCATCATTATAGTCAACCCATGCGTTGGCTAAAATTTACCAACGAACTGGCGTTACAGGGAAAGACGCAGTCGGCGCTGGTGGTAACCAACAATAGTTATGACAAAAGTGGCGAAAAGACGATAAGACGAATTGATTGTGAGCTTCACCAAGACAAACGTGACTCCGAAATAAGATGCCACACAACATCCTTTTCTTTATCTGCCTATCATCTGCAAGATCGGACTTGGAGCATCAGACATGAGGATGTCACCAGTCCGGACAATAACGTTTTTTATGCCTTCGTGTTTCCTGGACTCGAAGCTATGGGTTTTGCAACGCCGACGCTCGATACATGGAACGGAAGTTGGAGCACTTCAAGCAAATAGACGCAGCTGATTCGTGTATGCATCGCACAATAGGAATTGGACTGCACTACGGTATAAATTCCCTGACAAGGTAAGTGATATGGGAGCTAAGCATCTTTACAAATCTGCGAAGCAATGCATAGACAACGACGACTACGAAAGAGCCGTTGAGCTTCTCTCACGATATTTAGCCGAATGCCCAGAAGACTCCCAAGCATACTATCAACGCGCAGTAGCCTACGACGGACTTGGAATAGAGCCCGAATTATATGGTGAAAAACCACCCTATACTCAAGAAGCAATAACAGATTACGAACTAGCCATAAAACTTGGATTTGAAAGTCCTGAAATTTTTTGGCACCTCGCTCTAGATTACTTTAGACAAAATAACTGGATGAAGACAATTGAAAACATTCAGCTATATCAGAAGCCTGAAGAAAGAGACTCGTTTCTGTCGAAAATGATAGTCACATGCTACTTCAATGCGGGGAAACTTACTGAATGCATCGAAGCGGCACCAGTTGTGATAGAAGATCCACTCTACAGATGTGATATCCGCCGTATGCGCGGCATCTCCTATTTCTATCAAGGGAAATTCCAACACGCGCTGGAAGACTTTGAGCGTATTATTGAGATAAGAAAGATTCCGGAGGCAGGATATATTTATACCCCTCTCTCTACATTTGTTCTTCGAGCAATTACCTTAACGGAGCTCGGACGATACAAGGAAGCGGTGAAGGAATTTACAACTTCGATAGAACGAGACATCTTTCCACGAGCGTGCTTAATTCAAAGAGCTCGCTGCTATCAAGCTCTGGGATTCGATGAAGAAGCTGCTGCCGATTTAAAAGAGTCCGAACTTCACAAGGAAGAAGACGTCTTTAGAAATAGCATTATGTCTATGGAAGCCGTCTGACCTCAAGGTCATTTCTTACCGTGACTTGAGCCTCCGCCCTTATGGCTGTCCGGAATATCGGCAGCCGTTGGTCGATGAATAGCAGTAGGCGTGATCGCTGGCTTGGGGACCTGACTCAAGAACCAAAAGACTACGCCGGCTGCGAGCAGACAGAGAAACAGGAAAAACGCGTTGAATTTGAAACCCGTCAACGAGTTTTCATACCGCGAAGTGCTATCAAGGAAATCAAACCAATCGCCACCGCGATTTAGCACTTTTAACAGTATGACCGCAACGACTACGAAACTAATCCATTCCACGGGTTAACTAACCTCGATTCAGAAACAAATTGCGTTAATCATAGCAAAACCAAACCGACTTCACACAAATTTCACGCTCAAGTACTACGCTCAAAGCAGGAGAGAAGGAGGAGTTATGAAAGCCGCAACCATTAATCAAGAATGCTGGTCAGCCGCGGAAGTCGGCTCCTTTTCCCATGATTTGAAACGAGCACTAAATATTCAATTGCGGGAATTCATCTACTGGCTCTACGACGTGGACAGCGACAAACCAGAGAAGTTAGATGCGACTGTCATAAAGAGTCTTTGTTTTATTAGAACATCACTTTAATTAGACCTTTGCGATACTGCCTCTTGTTTGCGCTACAATGCAATCATAACGTTTACAAGCGTCTCATTGAAGACGGAATCTATTGAAAAAACATGAGTTTAAGATCGGCGAACGATTTTACACGGGAACCGGTTTGTGGATTTGCACGGCGTTAAGCGACACAGAAATCAGAGCAAAGCTGCTATCAACACACTTAGAGAAAACTTGGGCTATCATAAGCGCTTTTGGAGAAGTAAGCTTCAACAATAGACATTGGCCATCATGCCGTAGAGAAATCGAACAAGGAACAAATGAGAGAACACAGAAAAGAACGCCTTGTTTTCGCTGCTACAACGACGATAGATCTGTGCCGTTCACAATTCTCAGGCTAGGAGTCGAATACATAAATGGCACACCAATAAATCGTGGCACCGTGACTCTAGTCTGCGTTCGATGCCAACGCCCTGGAGACAAGAGCTCCCTGCAATTTGGCAAGTACAAATGGATATGCCTTTGTGGAGCAAACATTTGGCAGGATGATCTGAAAACCGATCATAAGTGCGTCACGTGCGGTCGCGAGCGAGGATTTTGGACGCCGGTCGAGCATTCATAATCGTGGACGTTCTTGCACCGGCATCCTTGACCTGTCCCTGGTATAAGCCCCATTTAACACATGACAGCCAAACGCCCTCGCGAGACGACGGTTCCCCCATCTCAGCTTTGGCGCAAGCTTAGATAGCTCGAACTTTTGCCTATGAACACGATAAATCTTTGCGCATATTAATACATATTGGCTATATCAATGATATAAAGCATCAATGCAATTAGGAGGATCCTTACCGTGAAGCAAGGTATAGCTTTTGCTGCCTTATCGTGTTCACTGATGGCGCAATTAGCCGTTGCTGGAGCAACTAAAGACTGCCAAGGAAAATTAGTTAGTTCCTCTGCCACAACAGAGCAGCCACAGTTGGGTTCCAAGACTAGTCATGCATCGATTGACAAGACTAATGCTGAAAATATTGGTGGCAATTGGATCGGTCATGCTAATTCTCGAGACCTAGATTGTTCTATATCGTTGCAGATGAAACAGTCAAACGGAAGACTCGAAGGAACTTTGACGACAGTAGGCAAAGAAGGGTCAGCAAAGCACTATCTCCAAGGACAGTTTGATAGTGAACAAAACATGTATGTCTTCAAAGACATCGGAGTCGATTTAGAATGGGGCGCACCAGGATTTTGTCCAACAGCAGTGGACAAGTACGAATTACATTTGGTGGAAGATGGAAGAAAATTAGTTGGAACGGGACACCAACGCTCCGAGCGACTCTGGATTGCTTTGAGCAGAGAAAAACCTCAGATACAAAACAATGGCCAGTTATCCACGCAAAATAGATTTATTCAAGAAACGAGTCATCAAACAAAGGAGCAATATGTGGCTCCTTCTTTTGAGAAGAACGACATGGCGGCACCAACAAAGCAAGTGGGGAACACAGCAAAGAGTTCTACCACCAACAAACTCAGTAAGCCATTTAAGATTGGACCAGAGGCCGTTTCCTATATGACCGCTGTAGAAAGGGCAATCAAAAAGCACTGGCACCCACATATGAGTCTTTCCAGCAGGCTCGTCACTGTAGATTTTCAAGTAAATGAAGATGGTAGTGTGTCCGACTTAACGCTCGACGACGATTCGACTCCAATTGATGATTATACAGAGGCGGCATTTGATGCCATACAGAAAGCAGCACCATTTCTACCTCCTCCGCAAAAGCTTGTCGAAGCTGCCTATTCTGATGGCGAAAGTGGTGTCAAAATTCGATTTTCCTTTGATTACAACCGGTTGCATGGGCCAAACAACTTCTACCATTCAATACCACAACCATCTCCGCCAATGACTCCGTCCTTCTTTAACGGTAGTAGCGGCAGAGCCACTGCAACTTCATCTTCTTTTGCCATAAGCAGATGATTGTTTCCAATTAATTGGTCAAAGTACACCGTGCATTGAGAGGTTGTTGTAGACATGGACAACTCTATTTCTGCCACTTCAGCAGACAGCTGTGAGCAATTTCAAAAACCACAACCACTTCATAACGAATTTGTTGGTTCAATGATCCGTCAGAGTCCTCGAACCTTTTACGACTGGGCGGGTGTTTCTCTTATGACGATCGTTTGCTCAATTTATTTCACTGGGTTCGTATTGCTAGTGCTAATGTTCGTAGGCTTTGTGTTTCGGTTTGACATAACTCGCTGGCTAGCCAACTTACCCTGCGATAATTTGTTTGGGGATTACTGCTTGTTACCAGCTCTAATAGCTGGCATTGTCATTTTAAACCTGCAATGTTCTTTCTGGTGGTGGTGTAGATTACTAAACCGAACATATAACCTTCACTCATCCAGAAGCAGTGCAGTCTATAAGATTTATTCACTTGCCGTCGAATCAATTTTAGCATTGTTCATTTTCTCAATTTCTAGCCACTGCTGTCGGCTATTCCCAACAACATTTTGGTCACGCTTTAGTGGATTACAAGCATTCGAAATCCTAATTTTCACTTCAATTGGTGTCTGGTTTTTAACAGAACTAATTGGCAAGGGCGTCAGTACAGACAGTTCCTTCACTGACCATCAATAATTGCCTATAACTACGATAAACATGAGCCCCTCGCTGTAAGCGAGGTGCTTTGTGCATAGTGCACCACCGCCGATCAGCTTGGGTCCAGACAGCGCGCCCCATGCGCAAGCGACAATCATTTCACCCTGACATACGCTGCCCAAAATTGATAAACATAATAATGCTCTTGGTCAGGAACTTCTTTAGCCATCTGAACGATAAACTTGTCTCCTGATCGAAGTCCAACATTAGGACATATCGTATAAAGATCTCGACCTGCAGACAATTCGACAGACACGGGAGCAGCATGATTTAGAGCGACTGGATCAAGTCTGATCACTTTTACCTTTGCTAGAAACGGCTTGCCTGATCCCGCTCGCGCATATTCTATTTTGTATTCGGAAGTATCAAGCACAAATCCCTGGCCAGGTGGGACCTCATAGATCAAATTCGTATGTTTATCGACATCAATCTGATGAGCCTGATCCGCCCTGATTGTTGGCAAGGGCGTGAGTTCAAGAGTTGTCTTGTCCAGAGGAGTAGAACATGAGACCATGAACACACAACCGAAGGAAGCAATTCCAGCCGTTAGTATTTTCACAATACGGGACATTGAGACTTTCCTACATCGTTTACCATCGGTTTCCTTGGAAATTTGTCACTTCCGAATGCAATCATACTTTGAATTTTGCTGTTCGCGATGATCACTGATGACCTAGTTTTCGGCCAATCGCTTAAATACCTTGCCGTACCGTCGGTCAGTGTCTTTAATCGCCTCTTCAAACTTTGCTCGCTTTCGTAGCACGTTGCGGTTCGCAAGCTTGTGCTCATTTTCTTTAACGTAGCGAGTAAGCACCATCCTCATCAACGGCTGGTATCCTAATCCTTCTTGAACTGCGAGTTCCTTCAATTCTTCGATAAGACTGCCTTGCAAACGAATTGAAATCAGTTGCAAACCCAGAGCACTATCAACTGCGTCACTTTCATCTTTCGCTGACGGTGCAGCATATTTTTCCGCTGCACCAAGCTCTCGCTTCTCCCACTTTTCCGCATCTTGTTTTTTCCGGCCTCTCGTGCCCATAACGTTACTCCAATACTAATTTTGCTTTCTTGTCGTAAATAGTAACTTCTTCGATATTTGGCTCGTATGCCGTTTTGATTTCAATTTCGGTGAGGCTAATTCTTATAAAGACCACTTTTAATTTTCGTTGCCTATCAGTGCAGGATACAAACCATTGGGTCGGTGGATCTGTTCTGTGTTTCTCTCTGGTATCAATCAAAAACCCTTTCTTGCGATTTAGAAAACACTCAGTCACTTCATCGGGTTCGACTTGATGTTTTACTCTCAGTTTCTCTTTAGTCTCATCACTCATCACCAATTTAATCGAATGCATACAGTAAACACCTGTAATACTTCGTATATACAGCATATCACAAGATTATCGAAGGCAGCTCTTAAAAACCGCCCCAGTGCCGCATACAGAAGGAACCATATCTTTGTATGGTATGCCAAAAGTTTGCGAGCGTCAATCAGTTCTTGAGCCAACTTCTTGATACTACCCCTCGTGCAACCGAGGTGCTTGGAGTTTCACACGCTACTAACCCAGAATAGACAATCCCTTCTCATCCACGAGATTTAGAAGTTTCAACGAAGTACTGCTGGGGCATTTTTCTAAGCAG is a genomic window containing:
- the hsdR gene encoding type I restriction-modification system endonuclease produces the protein MSSNPSGRSSDSQSSNFWILAAYAPDLAKLGMRAEQYFSDDPNTCLIKIRQFAELLAQTVAANVGMYTSTQESQLDLLRRLDAAGHLNADVARVFHDLRKIGNQANHNLHGSAGDSLSALKMARQLAVWYHRATRDINFKSGPFIPPAPPADASTIVTEELERLQVERDKAIKEAVQTREEKEALGKLAQEKDRKNEEITAQLEALQAKAQAHPAQAVKTSEQLSKAASVKWWDMDEAATRTLIDQQLRDAGWEADTTMLRYALGTRPEKGRNMAIAEWPTETGRADYVLFVGLTPVATVEAKKGIKNVAEDIKQAKRYSGEFKFTPEMQIPEGSPWADGRFRVPFGFSTNGRQYLKQHETESGLWFVDMRRATNHARAIGSWYSPQGLQDLLRRDRGEAEKNLEEEKFDYGFTLRGYQQNAVLAVENALVNGTRICLLAMATGTGKTKTAIALMYRLLKSKMFKRVLFVVDRSALGEQAARDFDSTRMENLQNFSNIFGVKEIDDRKADKDTSVHIATIQGLIRRVFYSDSPPPVDEYDCIIIDECHRGYLLDRDLSGTELYFRDQNDYISNYRRVIEYFDAVKIGLTATPALHTVEIFGEPVFSYTYREAVLDEVLIDHEPPITIVTELSENGIKWKAGEKVKLLKKGENKIEHFTTSDDIALEVEDFNRKVITSNFNRVVCRELARQIDVPSKEKTVIFCATDAHADLVVTILKEELKTRYGEVDDDAVVKITGQAHAPLKLIRQFKNESLPQVAVTVDLLTTGIDVPPITNLVFIRTVTSRILYEQMLGRATRRCDEIGKEVFRIYDAVGIYKALQDVTDMKPVVVNPKMSFTELARELQTIKDVTHLELARDQFLVKLIRKKRHMREKPIAEFEVAAGQSVEAFIKELRRIPVIQLNQWFCNHANIGKILDGANRNESVPSLLVSEHSDTLLYVNRGYGHNQKPEDYLDEFAHFIKTNGNTLPAMQAVLQRPRDLTRKDLKALALALSDEGFDERSLQSAWAEKSNKDIAAGIIGYIRQAALGDPLVPWRDRVEFALRKILASRSWTVPQKQWLEKIAAQTKANVVVDKDVMDSPDQMFKREAGGFNAINKKFDGELEEILHHFNELIWSPEAS
- a CDS encoding energy transducer TonB; this translates as MKQGIAFAALSCSLMAQLAVAGATKDCQGKLVSSSATTEQPQLGSKTSHASIDKTNAENIGGNWIGHANSRDLDCSISLQMKQSNGRLEGTLTTVGKEGSAKHYLQGQFDSEQNMYVFKDIGVDLEWGAPGFCPTAVDKYELHLVEDGRKLVGTGHQRSERLWIALSREKPQIQNNGQLSTQNRFIQETSHQTKEQYVAPSFEKNDMAAPTKQVGNTAKSSTTNKLSKPFKIGPEAVSYMTAVERAIKKHWHPHMSLSSRLVTVDFQVNEDGSVSDLTLDDDSTPIDDYTEAAFDAIQKAAPFLPPPQKLVEAAYSDGESGVKIRFSFDYNRLHGPNNFYHSIPQPSPPMTPSFFNGSSGRATATSSSFAISR
- a CDS encoding BrnA antitoxin family protein; this encodes MGTRGRKKQDAEKWEKRELGAAEKYAAPSAKDESDAVDSALGLQLISIRLQGSLIEELKELAVQEGLGYQPLMRMVLTRYVKENEHKLANRNVLRKRAKFEEAIKDTDRRYGKVFKRLAEN